A single genomic interval of Labrus bergylta chromosome 18, fLabBer1.1, whole genome shotgun sequence harbors:
- the map4k5 gene encoding mitogen-activated protein kinase kinase kinase kinase 5 isoform X5, protein MDLFPRPSGEIQRRNPQHDFELIQRVGSGTYGDVYKARNIQTGELAAVKIIKLEPGDDFSIIQQEIFMVKECMHHNIVAYFGSYLCREKLWICMEYCGGGSLQDIYHVTGPLSELQIAYVCRETIQGLGYLHAKGKMHRDIKGANILLSDNGDVKLADFGVAAKITATIAKRKSFIGTPYWMAPEVAAVEKNGGYNQLCDIWAVGITSIELGELQPPMFDLHPMRALFLMSKSSFQPPKLKDKNKWSTAFHNFVKVSLTKNPKKRPTAEKLLSHVFVAQTGLTRRLAVDLLDKMNNPDNHQPYSEVDDDDLEPLSAVRHTIRSTNKPARAERTRSEIDFDKLQFEPPLRKETEAHSEMDVSKDNDFPSPWSPFAEGGITSRGHVAHLEDAFEEVELSTLKPGVPPPLPPKPRLNSSSEELGLNDERSLTVRRFPNSENGPSQVSRRQSTPEQGNKVEHSSPDFLSASVSSPGLLSHASDPENDSDGSVDGDKPLPNRRKEKKEFPKPAINGLPPTPKVLMGACFSKVFDGCPLKINCATSWIHPDTKDQYLIFGTEDGIYTLNLNELHEATMEQLFPRKCTWLYIINNNLMSLSGKTFQLYSHNLIGLFEQLKKPGLAAQFQTHRFPDKILPRRFALTTKIPDTKGCHKCCIVRNPYTGHKYLCGALQSGIVLLQWYEPMQRFMLIKHFDFPLPSPLKVFEMLVVPEQEYPLVCVAISQGTEPGQVVRFETINLNSCSSWFTEMGTSHQQVDAIHVTQLERDTVLVCLDPFFERVSSENLKIVNLQGRLKSNKKLASELSFDFSIGSVVCLQDSVLAFWKHGMQGKSFKSNEVTQEICDPSRVFRLLGSDRVVVLESRPTDNPTALSNLYILAGHENSY, encoded by the exons ATGGATCTCTTTCCCCGGCCCAGCGGAGAAATCCAGAGAAGAAACCCCCAACATGACTTTGAACTCATTCAGAGAGTCGGCAGCGGAACATACGGAGACGTCTACAAG GCGcgaaacattcaaactggagAGCTCGCCGCCGTGAAGATCATCAAACTGGAACCAG gAGACGACTTCTCCATCATCCAGCAGGAAATCTTCATGGTGAAGGAGTGCATGCACCACAACATCGTGGCCTACTTCGGGAGTTACCTGTG TCGGGAGAAGCTGTGGATCTGCATGGAGTACTGTGGAGGAGGATCTCTGCAGGACATTTATCACG tgacGGGCCCGCTCTCAGAGCTTCAGATCGCCTACGTCTGCAGAGAGACCATCCAG GGTCTGGGATATCTGCACGCCAAGGGCAAGATGCACCGAGACATCAAG GGCGCCAACATCCTCCTGTCAGACAACGGGGACGTAAAGTTAG CTGACTTTGGAGTCGCCGCCAAAATAACCGCCACCATTGCCAAGAGGAAGTCTTTCATCGGCACGCCATACTG GATGGCTCCTGAAGTGGCTGCAGTGGAGAAGAACGGTGGCTACAACCAGCTGTGTGATATCTGGGCCGTGGGCATCACTTCCATCGAGCTGGGCGAGCTGCAGCCTCCAATGTTTGACCTTCACCCCATGAG GGCTTTGTTTCTGATGTCAAAGAGCAGCTTCCAGCCTCcaaaactcaaagacaaaaacaaatg GTCCACCGCCTTCCATAactttgttaaagtgtctcTGACCAAAAACCCAAAGAAGAGGCCGACTGCAGAGAAGCTCCTGTCG CATGTGTTCGTGGCTCAGACGGGTTTGACAAGAAGGCTCGCCGTTGATCTCCTCGATAAGATGAACAACCCCGATAACCACCAGCCCTACAGTGAGGTGGACGACGACGACCTCGAG CCCCTCTCTGCGGTCAGACACACCATACGCTCCACCAACAAGCCGGCCCGGGCCGAGAGGACGCGCTCAGAGATTGACT tcGACAAACTCCAGTTTGAACCTCCGCTCAGGAAGGAAACTGAGGCTCACTCTGAGATG GATGTGAGTAAAGATAACGACTTCCCTTCTCCCTGGAGTCCCTTTGCAGAGGGAGGAATAACATCCAG GGGTCACGTAGCACATCTGGAGGATGCCTTTGAAGAAGTGGAACT TTCAACTCTGAAGCCCGGGGtgcctcctcctctgccccCGAAG cCACGGTTAAACAGCTCATCAGAGGAGCTTGGCCTTAATGACGAGCGCTCTCTGACAGTTCGAAGGTTCCCGAACTCTGAGAACGGACCGAGTCAGGTATCCCGCAGACAGAGCACACCTGAGCAGGGCAACAAGGTGGAGCACTCGTCTCCAGATTTCCTCTCTGCTAGCGTCAGCAGCCCCGGCCTTCTATCTCACGCCTCCGATCCAG AAAATGACTCAGACGGCAGCGTGGACGGAGACAAACCTCTCCCCAACAGacggaaggagaagaaggagttCCCG AAACCGGCCATCAACGGTCTGCCGCCGACCCCGAAAGTCCTG atGGGAGCCTGTTTCTCCAAAGTGTTTGACGGCTGTCCTCTGAAGATTAACTGTGCCACGTCATGGATTCATCCTGACACCAAAG ATCAGTACCTGATCTTTGGGACGGAGGATGGTATCTATACGCTGAATCTAAACGAACTGCATGAAGCCACCATGGAGCAG CTGTTCCCCAGGAAGTGCACGTGGCTGTACATTATCAACAACAACCTGATGTCTCTGTCTG GAAAAACCTTCCAGCTCTATTCCCACAATCTGATCGGCCTCTTTGAGCAGCTGAAGAAGCCGGGCCTCGCCGCTCAGTTCCAGACTCACCGCTTCCCAGACAAGATCTTACCCAG gaGGTTTGCTTTGACGACCAAGATCCCCGACACAAAGGGCTGTCACAAGTGCTGCATCG TGAGGAACCCGTACACGGGTCATAAGTACCTGTGTGGGGCTCTGCAGTCGGGGATCGTCCTGTTACAGTGGTATGAACCCATGCAGAGGTTCATGCTCATCAAG CACTTTGACTTCCCACTGCCCAGCCCTCTGAAGGTGTTTGAGATGCTGGTGGTTCCAGAGCAGGAGTACCCTCTGGTGTGCGTGGCCATCAGTCAGGGCACAGAGCCGGGCCAGGTGGTCCGCTTTGAGACCATCAACCTGAACTCGTGCTCCTCCTGGTTCACTGAGATGGGAACAA GTCATCAGCAGGTGGATGCAATCCACGTCACCCAGCTGGAGAGAGACACGGTGTTGGTTTGTTTGGACC CCTTTTTTGAACGTGTCTCCTCAGAAAACCTGAAGATTGTAAATCTTCAAGGTCGACTGAAGTCCAACAAGAAGCTGGCGTCCGAGCTCAGTTTCGACTTCAGCATCGGATCAGTGG TGTGCCTTCAGGACAGCGTGCTCGCCTTCTGGAAACACGGCATGCAGGGAAAGAGCTTCAAATCTAACGAG gtgACTCAGGAGATCTGTGATCCCAGCAGAGTGTTCCGCCTCCTCGGATCAGACAG GGTGGTGGTTCTGGAGAGTCGACCTACAGACAACCCGACAGCCCTGAGTAACCTCTACATCTTAGCGGGTCATGAGAACAGTTACTGA
- the map4k5 gene encoding mitogen-activated protein kinase kinase kinase kinase 5 isoform X2, translating into MDLFPRPSGEIQRRNPQHDFELIQRVGSGTYGDVYKARNIQTGELAAVKIIKLEPGDDFSIIQQEIFMVKECMHHNIVAYFGSYLCREKLWICMEYCGGGSLQDIYHVTGPLSELQIAYVCRETIQGLGYLHAKGKMHRDIKGANILLSDNGDVKLADFGVAAKITATIAKRKSFIGTPYWMAPEVAAVEKNGGYNQLCDIWAVGITSIELGELQPPMFDLHPMRALFLMSKSSFQPPKLKDKNKWSTAFHNFVKVSLTKNPKKRPTAEKLLSHVFVAQTGLTRRLAVDLLDKMNNPDNHQPYSEVDDDDLEPLSAVRHTIRSTNKPARAERTRSEIDFDKLQFEPPLRKETEAHSEMDVSKDNDFPSPWSPFAEGGITSRSLLKSVEDELFQRGHVAHLEDAFEEVELSTLKPGVPPPLPPKPRLNSSSEELGLNDERSLTVRRFPNSENGPSQVSRRQSTPEQGNKVEHSSPDFLSASVSSPGLLSHASDPALSTRDCKENDSDGSVDGDKPLPNRRKEKKEFPKPAINGLPPTPKVLMGACFSKVFDGCPLKINCATSWIHPDTKDQYLIFGTEDGIYTLNLNELHEATMEQLFPRKCTWLYIINNNLMSLSGKTFQLYSHNLIGLFEQLKKPGLAAQFQTHRFPDKILPRRFALTTKIPDTKGCHKCCIVRNPYTGHKYLCGALQSGIVLLQWYEPMQRFMLIKHFDFPLPSPLKVFEMLVVPEQEYPLVCVAISQGTEPGQVVRFETINLNSCSSWFTEMGTSHQQVDAIHVTQLERDTVLVCLDQNLKIVNLQGRLKSNKKLASELSFDFSIGSVVCLQDSVLAFWKHGMQGKSFKSNEVTQEICDPSRVFRLLGSDRVVVLESRPTDNPTALSNLYILAGHENSY; encoded by the exons ATGGATCTCTTTCCCCGGCCCAGCGGAGAAATCCAGAGAAGAAACCCCCAACATGACTTTGAACTCATTCAGAGAGTCGGCAGCGGAACATACGGAGACGTCTACAAG GCGcgaaacattcaaactggagAGCTCGCCGCCGTGAAGATCATCAAACTGGAACCAG gAGACGACTTCTCCATCATCCAGCAGGAAATCTTCATGGTGAAGGAGTGCATGCACCACAACATCGTGGCCTACTTCGGGAGTTACCTGTG TCGGGAGAAGCTGTGGATCTGCATGGAGTACTGTGGAGGAGGATCTCTGCAGGACATTTATCACG tgacGGGCCCGCTCTCAGAGCTTCAGATCGCCTACGTCTGCAGAGAGACCATCCAG GGTCTGGGATATCTGCACGCCAAGGGCAAGATGCACCGAGACATCAAG GGCGCCAACATCCTCCTGTCAGACAACGGGGACGTAAAGTTAG CTGACTTTGGAGTCGCCGCCAAAATAACCGCCACCATTGCCAAGAGGAAGTCTTTCATCGGCACGCCATACTG GATGGCTCCTGAAGTGGCTGCAGTGGAGAAGAACGGTGGCTACAACCAGCTGTGTGATATCTGGGCCGTGGGCATCACTTCCATCGAGCTGGGCGAGCTGCAGCCTCCAATGTTTGACCTTCACCCCATGAG GGCTTTGTTTCTGATGTCAAAGAGCAGCTTCCAGCCTCcaaaactcaaagacaaaaacaaatg GTCCACCGCCTTCCATAactttgttaaagtgtctcTGACCAAAAACCCAAAGAAGAGGCCGACTGCAGAGAAGCTCCTGTCG CATGTGTTCGTGGCTCAGACGGGTTTGACAAGAAGGCTCGCCGTTGATCTCCTCGATAAGATGAACAACCCCGATAACCACCAGCCCTACAGTGAGGTGGACGACGACGACCTCGAG CCCCTCTCTGCGGTCAGACACACCATACGCTCCACCAACAAGCCGGCCCGGGCCGAGAGGACGCGCTCAGAGATTGACT tcGACAAACTCCAGTTTGAACCTCCGCTCAGGAAGGAAACTGAGGCTCACTCTGAGATG GATGTGAGTAAAGATAACGACTTCCCTTCTCCCTGGAGTCCCTTTGCAGAGGGAGGAATAACATCCAG GAGTCTTCTGAAAAGCGTTGAGGACGAGTTGTTCCAACG GGGTCACGTAGCACATCTGGAGGATGCCTTTGAAGAAGTGGAACT TTCAACTCTGAAGCCCGGGGtgcctcctcctctgccccCGAAG cCACGGTTAAACAGCTCATCAGAGGAGCTTGGCCTTAATGACGAGCGCTCTCTGACAGTTCGAAGGTTCCCGAACTCTGAGAACGGACCGAGTCAGGTATCCCGCAGACAGAGCACACCTGAGCAGGGCAACAAGGTGGAGCACTCGTCTCCAGATTTCCTCTCTGCTAGCGTCAGCAGCCCCGGCCTTCTATCTCACGCCTCCGATCCAG ctCTCAGTACACGTGACTGTAAAG AAAATGACTCAGACGGCAGCGTGGACGGAGACAAACCTCTCCCCAACAGacggaaggagaagaaggagttCCCG AAACCGGCCATCAACGGTCTGCCGCCGACCCCGAAAGTCCTG atGGGAGCCTGTTTCTCCAAAGTGTTTGACGGCTGTCCTCTGAAGATTAACTGTGCCACGTCATGGATTCATCCTGACACCAAAG ATCAGTACCTGATCTTTGGGACGGAGGATGGTATCTATACGCTGAATCTAAACGAACTGCATGAAGCCACCATGGAGCAG CTGTTCCCCAGGAAGTGCACGTGGCTGTACATTATCAACAACAACCTGATGTCTCTGTCTG GAAAAACCTTCCAGCTCTATTCCCACAATCTGATCGGCCTCTTTGAGCAGCTGAAGAAGCCGGGCCTCGCCGCTCAGTTCCAGACTCACCGCTTCCCAGACAAGATCTTACCCAG gaGGTTTGCTTTGACGACCAAGATCCCCGACACAAAGGGCTGTCACAAGTGCTGCATCG TGAGGAACCCGTACACGGGTCATAAGTACCTGTGTGGGGCTCTGCAGTCGGGGATCGTCCTGTTACAGTGGTATGAACCCATGCAGAGGTTCATGCTCATCAAG CACTTTGACTTCCCACTGCCCAGCCCTCTGAAGGTGTTTGAGATGCTGGTGGTTCCAGAGCAGGAGTACCCTCTGGTGTGCGTGGCCATCAGTCAGGGCACAGAGCCGGGCCAGGTGGTCCGCTTTGAGACCATCAACCTGAACTCGTGCTCCTCCTGGTTCACTGAGATGGGAACAA GTCATCAGCAGGTGGATGCAATCCACGTCACCCAGCTGGAGAGAGACACGGTGTTGGTTTGTTTGGACC AAAACCTGAAGATTGTAAATCTTCAAGGTCGACTGAAGTCCAACAAGAAGCTGGCGTCCGAGCTCAGTTTCGACTTCAGCATCGGATCAGTGG TGTGCCTTCAGGACAGCGTGCTCGCCTTCTGGAAACACGGCATGCAGGGAAAGAGCTTCAAATCTAACGAG gtgACTCAGGAGATCTGTGATCCCAGCAGAGTGTTCCGCCTCCTCGGATCAGACAG GGTGGTGGTTCTGGAGAGTCGACCTACAGACAACCCGACAGCCCTGAGTAACCTCTACATCTTAGCGGGTCATGAGAACAGTTACTGA
- the map4k5 gene encoding mitogen-activated protein kinase kinase kinase kinase 5 isoform X7, translated as MDLFPRPSGEIQRRNPQHDFELIQRVGSGTYGDVYKARNIQTGELAAVKIIKLEPGDDFSIIQQEIFMVKECMHHNIVAYFGSYLCREKLWICMEYCGGGSLQDIYHVTGPLSELQIAYVCRETIQGLGYLHAKGKMHRDIKGANILLSDNGDVKLADFGVAAKITATIAKRKSFIGTPYWMAPEVAAVEKNGGYNQLCDIWAVGITSIELGELQPPMFDLHPMRALFLMSKSSFQPPKLKDKNKWSTAFHNFVKVSLTKNPKKRPTAEKLLSHVFVAQTGLTRRLAVDLLDKMNNPDNHQPYSEVDDDDLEPLSAVRHTIRSTNKPARAERTRSEIDFDKLQFEPPLRKETEAHSEMDVSKDNDFPSPWSPFAEGGITSRSLLKSVEDELFQRGHVAHLEDAFEEVELSTLKPGVPPPLPPKPRLNSSSEELGLNDERSLTVRRFPNSENGPSQVSRRQSTPEQGNKVEHSSPDFLSASVSSPGLLSHASDPENDSDGSVDGDKPLPNRRKEKKEFPKPAINGLPPTPKVLMGACFSKVFDGCPLKINCATSWIHPDTKDQYLIFGTEDGIYTLNLNELHEATMEQLFPRKCTWLYIINNNLMSLSGKTFQLYSHNLIGLFEQLKKPGLAAQFQTHRFPDKILPRRFALTTKIPDTKGCHKCCIVRNPYTGHKYLCGALQSGIVLLQWYEPMQRFMLIKHFDFPLPSPLKVFEMLVVPEQEYPLVCVAISQGTEPGQVVRFETINLNSCSSWFTEMGTSHQQVDAIHVTQLERDTVLVCLDQNLKIVNLQGRLKSNKKLASELSFDFSIGSVVCLQDSVLAFWKHGMQGKSFKSNEVTQEICDPSRVFRLLGSDRVVVLESRPTDNPTALSNLYILAGHENSY; from the exons ATGGATCTCTTTCCCCGGCCCAGCGGAGAAATCCAGAGAAGAAACCCCCAACATGACTTTGAACTCATTCAGAGAGTCGGCAGCGGAACATACGGAGACGTCTACAAG GCGcgaaacattcaaactggagAGCTCGCCGCCGTGAAGATCATCAAACTGGAACCAG gAGACGACTTCTCCATCATCCAGCAGGAAATCTTCATGGTGAAGGAGTGCATGCACCACAACATCGTGGCCTACTTCGGGAGTTACCTGTG TCGGGAGAAGCTGTGGATCTGCATGGAGTACTGTGGAGGAGGATCTCTGCAGGACATTTATCACG tgacGGGCCCGCTCTCAGAGCTTCAGATCGCCTACGTCTGCAGAGAGACCATCCAG GGTCTGGGATATCTGCACGCCAAGGGCAAGATGCACCGAGACATCAAG GGCGCCAACATCCTCCTGTCAGACAACGGGGACGTAAAGTTAG CTGACTTTGGAGTCGCCGCCAAAATAACCGCCACCATTGCCAAGAGGAAGTCTTTCATCGGCACGCCATACTG GATGGCTCCTGAAGTGGCTGCAGTGGAGAAGAACGGTGGCTACAACCAGCTGTGTGATATCTGGGCCGTGGGCATCACTTCCATCGAGCTGGGCGAGCTGCAGCCTCCAATGTTTGACCTTCACCCCATGAG GGCTTTGTTTCTGATGTCAAAGAGCAGCTTCCAGCCTCcaaaactcaaagacaaaaacaaatg GTCCACCGCCTTCCATAactttgttaaagtgtctcTGACCAAAAACCCAAAGAAGAGGCCGACTGCAGAGAAGCTCCTGTCG CATGTGTTCGTGGCTCAGACGGGTTTGACAAGAAGGCTCGCCGTTGATCTCCTCGATAAGATGAACAACCCCGATAACCACCAGCCCTACAGTGAGGTGGACGACGACGACCTCGAG CCCCTCTCTGCGGTCAGACACACCATACGCTCCACCAACAAGCCGGCCCGGGCCGAGAGGACGCGCTCAGAGATTGACT tcGACAAACTCCAGTTTGAACCTCCGCTCAGGAAGGAAACTGAGGCTCACTCTGAGATG GATGTGAGTAAAGATAACGACTTCCCTTCTCCCTGGAGTCCCTTTGCAGAGGGAGGAATAACATCCAG GAGTCTTCTGAAAAGCGTTGAGGACGAGTTGTTCCAACG GGGTCACGTAGCACATCTGGAGGATGCCTTTGAAGAAGTGGAACT TTCAACTCTGAAGCCCGGGGtgcctcctcctctgccccCGAAG cCACGGTTAAACAGCTCATCAGAGGAGCTTGGCCTTAATGACGAGCGCTCTCTGACAGTTCGAAGGTTCCCGAACTCTGAGAACGGACCGAGTCAGGTATCCCGCAGACAGAGCACACCTGAGCAGGGCAACAAGGTGGAGCACTCGTCTCCAGATTTCCTCTCTGCTAGCGTCAGCAGCCCCGGCCTTCTATCTCACGCCTCCGATCCAG AAAATGACTCAGACGGCAGCGTGGACGGAGACAAACCTCTCCCCAACAGacggaaggagaagaaggagttCCCG AAACCGGCCATCAACGGTCTGCCGCCGACCCCGAAAGTCCTG atGGGAGCCTGTTTCTCCAAAGTGTTTGACGGCTGTCCTCTGAAGATTAACTGTGCCACGTCATGGATTCATCCTGACACCAAAG ATCAGTACCTGATCTTTGGGACGGAGGATGGTATCTATACGCTGAATCTAAACGAACTGCATGAAGCCACCATGGAGCAG CTGTTCCCCAGGAAGTGCACGTGGCTGTACATTATCAACAACAACCTGATGTCTCTGTCTG GAAAAACCTTCCAGCTCTATTCCCACAATCTGATCGGCCTCTTTGAGCAGCTGAAGAAGCCGGGCCTCGCCGCTCAGTTCCAGACTCACCGCTTCCCAGACAAGATCTTACCCAG gaGGTTTGCTTTGACGACCAAGATCCCCGACACAAAGGGCTGTCACAAGTGCTGCATCG TGAGGAACCCGTACACGGGTCATAAGTACCTGTGTGGGGCTCTGCAGTCGGGGATCGTCCTGTTACAGTGGTATGAACCCATGCAGAGGTTCATGCTCATCAAG CACTTTGACTTCCCACTGCCCAGCCCTCTGAAGGTGTTTGAGATGCTGGTGGTTCCAGAGCAGGAGTACCCTCTGGTGTGCGTGGCCATCAGTCAGGGCACAGAGCCGGGCCAGGTGGTCCGCTTTGAGACCATCAACCTGAACTCGTGCTCCTCCTGGTTCACTGAGATGGGAACAA GTCATCAGCAGGTGGATGCAATCCACGTCACCCAGCTGGAGAGAGACACGGTGTTGGTTTGTTTGGACC AAAACCTGAAGATTGTAAATCTTCAAGGTCGACTGAAGTCCAACAAGAAGCTGGCGTCCGAGCTCAGTTTCGACTTCAGCATCGGATCAGTGG TGTGCCTTCAGGACAGCGTGCTCGCCTTCTGGAAACACGGCATGCAGGGAAAGAGCTTCAAATCTAACGAG gtgACTCAGGAGATCTGTGATCCCAGCAGAGTGTTCCGCCTCCTCGGATCAGACAG GGTGGTGGTTCTGGAGAGTCGACCTACAGACAACCCGACAGCCCTGAGTAACCTCTACATCTTAGCGGGTCATGAGAACAGTTACTGA
- the map4k5 gene encoding mitogen-activated protein kinase kinase kinase kinase 5 isoform X6, which translates to MDLFPRPSGEIQRRNPQHDFELIQRVGSGTYGDVYKARNIQTGELAAVKIIKLEPGDDFSIIQQEIFMVKECMHHNIVAYFGSYLCREKLWICMEYCGGGSLQDIYHVTGPLSELQIAYVCRETIQGLGYLHAKGKMHRDIKGANILLSDNGDVKLADFGVAAKITATIAKRKSFIGTPYWMAPEVAAVEKNGGYNQLCDIWAVGITSIELGELQPPMFDLHPMRALFLMSKSSFQPPKLKDKNKWSTAFHNFVKVSLTKNPKKRPTAEKLLSHVFVAQTGLTRRLAVDLLDKMNNPDNHQPYSEVDDDDLEPLSAVRHTIRSTNKPARAERTRSEIDFDKLQFEPPLRKETEAHSEMDVSKDNDFPSPWSPFAEGGITSRGHVAHLEDAFEEVELSTLKPGVPPPLPPKPRLNSSSEELGLNDERSLTVRRFPNSENGPSQVSRRQSTPEQGNKVEHSSPDFLSASVSSPGLLSHASDPENDSDGSVDGDKPLPNRRKEKKEFPKPAINGLPPTPKVLMGACFSKVFDGCPLKINCATSWIHPDTKDQYLIFGTEDGIYTLNLNELHEATMEQLFPRKCTWLYIINNNLMSLSGKTFQLYSHNLIGLFEQLKKPGLAAQFQTHRFPDKILPRRFALTTKIPDTKGCHKCCIVRNPYTGHKYLCGALQSGIVLLQWYEPMQRFMLIKHFDFPLPSPLKVFEMLVVPEQEYPLVCVAISQGTEPGQVVRFETINLNSCSSWFTEMGTSHQQVDAIHVTQLERDTVLVCLDQNLKIVNLQGRLKSNKKLASELSFDFSIGSVVCLQDSVLAFWKHGMQGKSFKSNEVTQEICDPSRVFRLLGSDRVVVLESRPTDNPTALSNLYILAGHENSY; encoded by the exons ATGGATCTCTTTCCCCGGCCCAGCGGAGAAATCCAGAGAAGAAACCCCCAACATGACTTTGAACTCATTCAGAGAGTCGGCAGCGGAACATACGGAGACGTCTACAAG GCGcgaaacattcaaactggagAGCTCGCCGCCGTGAAGATCATCAAACTGGAACCAG gAGACGACTTCTCCATCATCCAGCAGGAAATCTTCATGGTGAAGGAGTGCATGCACCACAACATCGTGGCCTACTTCGGGAGTTACCTGTG TCGGGAGAAGCTGTGGATCTGCATGGAGTACTGTGGAGGAGGATCTCTGCAGGACATTTATCACG tgacGGGCCCGCTCTCAGAGCTTCAGATCGCCTACGTCTGCAGAGAGACCATCCAG GGTCTGGGATATCTGCACGCCAAGGGCAAGATGCACCGAGACATCAAG GGCGCCAACATCCTCCTGTCAGACAACGGGGACGTAAAGTTAG CTGACTTTGGAGTCGCCGCCAAAATAACCGCCACCATTGCCAAGAGGAAGTCTTTCATCGGCACGCCATACTG GATGGCTCCTGAAGTGGCTGCAGTGGAGAAGAACGGTGGCTACAACCAGCTGTGTGATATCTGGGCCGTGGGCATCACTTCCATCGAGCTGGGCGAGCTGCAGCCTCCAATGTTTGACCTTCACCCCATGAG GGCTTTGTTTCTGATGTCAAAGAGCAGCTTCCAGCCTCcaaaactcaaagacaaaaacaaatg GTCCACCGCCTTCCATAactttgttaaagtgtctcTGACCAAAAACCCAAAGAAGAGGCCGACTGCAGAGAAGCTCCTGTCG CATGTGTTCGTGGCTCAGACGGGTTTGACAAGAAGGCTCGCCGTTGATCTCCTCGATAAGATGAACAACCCCGATAACCACCAGCCCTACAGTGAGGTGGACGACGACGACCTCGAG CCCCTCTCTGCGGTCAGACACACCATACGCTCCACCAACAAGCCGGCCCGGGCCGAGAGGACGCGCTCAGAGATTGACT tcGACAAACTCCAGTTTGAACCTCCGCTCAGGAAGGAAACTGAGGCTCACTCTGAGATG GATGTGAGTAAAGATAACGACTTCCCTTCTCCCTGGAGTCCCTTTGCAGAGGGAGGAATAACATCCAG GGGTCACGTAGCACATCTGGAGGATGCCTTTGAAGAAGTGGAACT TTCAACTCTGAAGCCCGGGGtgcctcctcctctgccccCGAAG cCACGGTTAAACAGCTCATCAGAGGAGCTTGGCCTTAATGACGAGCGCTCTCTGACAGTTCGAAGGTTCCCGAACTCTGAGAACGGACCGAGTCAGGTATCCCGCAGACAGAGCACACCTGAGCAGGGCAACAAGGTGGAGCACTCGTCTCCAGATTTCCTCTCTGCTAGCGTCAGCAGCCCCGGCCTTCTATCTCACGCCTCCGATCCAG AAAATGACTCAGACGGCAGCGTGGACGGAGACAAACCTCTCCCCAACAGacggaaggagaagaaggagttCCCG AAACCGGCCATCAACGGTCTGCCGCCGACCCCGAAAGTCCTG atGGGAGCCTGTTTCTCCAAAGTGTTTGACGGCTGTCCTCTGAAGATTAACTGTGCCACGTCATGGATTCATCCTGACACCAAAG ATCAGTACCTGATCTTTGGGACGGAGGATGGTATCTATACGCTGAATCTAAACGAACTGCATGAAGCCACCATGGAGCAG CTGTTCCCCAGGAAGTGCACGTGGCTGTACATTATCAACAACAACCTGATGTCTCTGTCTG GAAAAACCTTCCAGCTCTATTCCCACAATCTGATCGGCCTCTTTGAGCAGCTGAAGAAGCCGGGCCTCGCCGCTCAGTTCCAGACTCACCGCTTCCCAGACAAGATCTTACCCAG gaGGTTTGCTTTGACGACCAAGATCCCCGACACAAAGGGCTGTCACAAGTGCTGCATCG TGAGGAACCCGTACACGGGTCATAAGTACCTGTGTGGGGCTCTGCAGTCGGGGATCGTCCTGTTACAGTGGTATGAACCCATGCAGAGGTTCATGCTCATCAAG CACTTTGACTTCCCACTGCCCAGCCCTCTGAAGGTGTTTGAGATGCTGGTGGTTCCAGAGCAGGAGTACCCTCTGGTGTGCGTGGCCATCAGTCAGGGCACAGAGCCGGGCCAGGTGGTCCGCTTTGAGACCATCAACCTGAACTCGTGCTCCTCCTGGTTCACTGAGATGGGAACAA GTCATCAGCAGGTGGATGCAATCCACGTCACCCAGCTGGAGAGAGACACGGTGTTGGTTTGTTTGGACC AAAACCTGAAGATTGTAAATCTTCAAGGTCGACTGAAGTCCAACAAGAAGCTGGCGTCCGAGCTCAGTTTCGACTTCAGCATCGGATCAGTGG TGTGCCTTCAGGACAGCGTGCTCGCCTTCTGGAAACACGGCATGCAGGGAAAGAGCTTCAAATCTAACGAG gtgACTCAGGAGATCTGTGATCCCAGCAGAGTGTTCCGCCTCCTCGGATCAGACAG GGTGGTGGTTCTGGAGAGTCGACCTACAGACAACCCGACAGCCCTGAGTAACCTCTACATCTTAGCGGGTCATGAGAACAGTTACTGA